The following are encoded in a window of Limibacter armeniacum genomic DNA:
- a CDS encoding arylsulfatase: MKKGLIPLCSILLLLLIQVPQANAQDKPNILVIWGDDIGWSNVSAYNNGMMGYQTPNIDRLAKEGAMMTDYYSQQSCTAGRAAFIMGQHPFRTGLLTIGMPGSPHGIPDDAPTIADLLKPLGYATGQFGKNHLGDRDEHLPTNHGFDEFFGNLYHLNAEEEPESYYYPKDPEFRKKYGPRGVLKSTADGKVEDTGPLNIKRMETIDEELLTAAQSFIDKNAKAKKPFFVWFNTTRMHVWTHLKKASDGKTGIGLYPDGMVEHDGHVGKLLQQLEDLGIDKNTIVIYGTDNGAEKFTWPDGGSTPFRGEKGTTYEGGFRSPCLVRWPGVIKPGTVINTIFSGEDWLPTLLAAAGDPNVKEKLLKGMKVGSKNFKVHLDGYNFVPFFKGEEKEGPRNEIYYFDAGGNLNAVRYKDWKVHFAVMEGPINEAYRKIPSWPVVVNLRADPFENAAFESANYIKWYADNMWLFVPAQNYVAQFLETFKEYPPKRGSSLSVDEVLQKITTQGRPTGN, encoded by the coding sequence ATGAAAAAAGGACTGATACCTCTCTGTTCAATACTACTGCTATTGCTGATACAGGTGCCTCAAGCAAACGCCCAAGACAAGCCCAATATCTTGGTGATTTGGGGTGATGATATTGGCTGGTCCAATGTCAGTGCCTATAACAATGGCATGATGGGTTACCAAACGCCGAATATTGACCGATTAGCCAAAGAAGGTGCCATGATGACTGACTACTACTCACAGCAGAGTTGTACGGCAGGCCGTGCAGCCTTTATCATGGGACAGCATCCATTTCGAACGGGGCTATTAACGATTGGTATGCCGGGTTCGCCACATGGTATTCCAGATGATGCGCCTACCATTGCTGATCTTTTGAAACCTTTGGGATATGCCACTGGACAATTTGGTAAAAACCATTTGGGAGATAGAGACGAGCACCTACCTACGAACCATGGTTTTGATGAGTTCTTCGGAAACCTTTACCACCTAAATGCGGAAGAGGAGCCTGAAAGCTACTATTATCCGAAAGACCCTGAGTTTAGAAAGAAATATGGTCCTAGAGGCGTATTGAAGTCTACAGCAGATGGCAAGGTGGAAGATACCGGACCCTTGAATATCAAGCGGATGGAAACCATTGATGAGGAGCTGTTAACGGCAGCTCAAAGTTTTATCGATAAAAATGCCAAAGCCAAAAAACCTTTTTTCGTTTGGTTCAATACGACCCGTATGCATGTATGGACACACCTGAAGAAAGCGTCTGATGGCAAGACCGGTATTGGTTTGTATCCTGATGGTATGGTGGAGCATGACGGACATGTAGGGAAGTTACTTCAGCAGTTGGAGGACCTTGGCATTGACAAGAATACCATTGTGATTTACGGTACAGACAATGGAGCAGAAAAGTTTACTTGGCCTGATGGTGGTTCCACTCCTTTCAGAGGAGAGAAAGGTACCACCTATGAGGGCGGTTTCAGATCTCCATGCCTGGTAAGGTGGCCAGGTGTTATCAAGCCCGGGACTGTGATCAACACAATCTTCTCAGGCGAAGACTGGTTACCTACATTACTGGCTGCGGCTGGTGATCCTAACGTAAAGGAAAAACTGCTGAAAGGCATGAAGGTAGGTAGCAAGAATTTCAAGGTACATCTGGACGGATATAACTTTGTACCATTCTTCAAGGGCGAAGAGAAGGAGGGACCAAGAAACGAAATCTACTATTTCGATGCAGGAGGAAACTTGAATGCTGTACGCTATAAGGACTGGAAAGTGCATTTTGCTGTGATGGAAGGTCCTATCAATGAGGCTTACCGCAAGATTCCATCTTGGCCAGTAGTAGTCAACCTGCGTGCCGATCCGTTTGAAAATGCAGCTTTTGAGTCTGCCAACTATATCAAGTGGTATGCGGACAATATGTGGCTCTTTGTTCCGGCACAAAACTATGTAGCACAGTTTCTTGAGACATTTAAGGAATATCCTCCTAAGCGAGGTTCTTCCCTGAGTGTAGATGAGGTGCTCCAAAAGATTACGACACAAGGTAGACCAACTGGTAATTGA
- a CDS encoding arylsulfatase has protein sequence MLFISFQTHAQDKPNILVIFGDDIGYWNLSYNNDGMMGYNTPNIDRLAKEGTRFTDYYAEQSCTAGRAAFITGQMPVRTGMTKVGLPGADLGIQKEDPTLAELLKPLGYATGQFGKNHLGDKDEFLPTNHGFDEFFGNLYHLNAEEAPENPYYPKDPAFRKKYGPRGVIKSTADGKVEDTGPLNIKRMETVDQEFLDAAVDFIDRQAKAKKPFFCWFNTSHMHYITHVPQSYEGKSGLNFYADAMMMHDEQVGQILKKLDDLGIAENTIVIYSTDNGPHFNMWPDGGITPFRGEKNTNWEGGYRVPFVIRWPGKIPENRVINEVTSHTDWLPTLLAAAGDPNIKEKLLKGHKAGDMTYKVHLDGYNLLPFLTGKQELPKTYDPANTPWPRKEFFYWNDDGQLVAMRYNRWKLVFMEQQSSKMGVWMYPFVSLRLPLVFDLKMDPFERAQHNSNTYYEWMEEIVQFAGVASQDMAAKMISSFKDYPPRQKPSSFNLDEVMDKLTEGTQGK, from the coding sequence ATGCTGTTTATTTCCTTTCAAACCCATGCCCAAGACAAACCCAATATTCTAGTAATCTTTGGGGATGATATCGGTTATTGGAACCTAAGCTATAACAACGATGGGATGATGGGGTACAATACCCCCAATATTGATAGGCTAGCCAAAGAAGGAACCCGATTTACAGACTACTATGCGGAGCAGTCCTGTACAGCAGGACGAGCAGCCTTTATCACAGGTCAGATGCCTGTAAGGACAGGTATGACGAAAGTAGGGTTGCCGGGAGCTGATTTGGGTATTCAGAAAGAAGACCCCACCTTGGCGGAGCTGCTCAAACCCCTCGGATATGCTACAGGACAGTTTGGCAAGAACCACTTGGGGGACAAGGATGAGTTTTTGCCTACCAACCATGGTTTTGATGAATTCTTCGGAAACCTCTACCACTTGAATGCAGAAGAGGCACCGGAAAACCCTTATTATCCGAAAGACCCTGCTTTTAGAAAGAAGTATGGACCTAGAGGGGTGATCAAAAGTACTGCCGACGGTAAAGTTGAGGATACAGGACCCTTGAATATCAAGCGAATGGAAACCGTGGATCAGGAGTTTCTGGATGCGGCTGTTGATTTTATTGACCGTCAGGCTAAAGCCAAAAAGCCATTCTTCTGTTGGTTCAATACCTCCCATATGCATTACATAACTCACGTACCTCAGAGTTATGAAGGTAAGTCGGGACTGAACTTTTATGCGGATGCGATGATGATGCATGATGAGCAGGTGGGACAAATCTTGAAGAAACTGGATGATTTGGGTATTGCCGAAAATACCATTGTCATTTATAGTACTGATAATGGTCCGCACTTTAATATGTGGCCTGACGGTGGTATTACCCCATTCCGTGGTGAGAAAAATACAAACTGGGAAGGTGGCTACCGTGTGCCATTTGTAATCAGATGGCCAGGCAAAATCCCTGAAAATAGGGTGATCAATGAAGTCACCTCTCATACGGACTGGTTACCAACGCTATTGGCAGCGGCAGGCGACCCTAATATCAAGGAAAAGCTACTCAAAGGACACAAGGCAGGAGATATGACTTACAAGGTTCACTTGGATGGTTATAACCTGTTACCATTTCTTACTGGTAAGCAGGAACTACCTAAAACATATGACCCTGCCAATACACCTTGGCCGAGGAAAGAGTTTTTCTACTGGAATGATGACGGGCAGCTAGTGGCTATGCGCTATAACCGTTGGAAACTGGTCTTTATGGAGCAGCAGTCCAGTAAGATGGGGGTTTGGATGTATCCGTTTGTCTCACTTCGCCTTCCATTGGTATTTGACCTGAAGATGGATCCGTTTGAACGTGCCCAACACAACTCCAATACTTACTATGAGTGGATGGAAGAAATTGTCCAGTTTGCAGGTGTAGCCTCACAGGATATGGCAGCCAAAATGATTTCTAGCTTTAAGGATTATCCGCCACGACAGAAACCTTCTTCCTTTAACCTAGATGAGGTGATGGACAAGCTGACAGAGGGTACTCAAGGTAAATAA
- a CDS encoding cupin domain-containing protein — MTKSQIIKANEGRKLNVIGDHQTIKLTGKDTNGLFTLIEQNNPPGTQLPKHMHEREDEVFQLLEGEVEFTVGDTRSVLKAGDTIFLPRMIPHSFKVLGNQNARVILSIFPAGIEGMFELLSQLPDDGPPDFEKVVRICGDYGVKLM, encoded by the coding sequence ATGACTAAAAGCCAAATCATCAAAGCCAATGAAGGTAGAAAGCTGAATGTGATAGGGGATCATCAGACCATCAAGTTGACTGGTAAGGACACCAATGGCTTGTTTACCTTGATTGAACAGAATAACCCACCAGGTACACAGTTGCCAAAACATATGCATGAGCGAGAAGATGAAGTGTTTCAGTTGTTGGAAGGGGAAGTGGAATTTACGGTAGGAGATACGAGATCAGTACTGAAAGCAGGAGATACGATATTCTTGCCCAGAATGATCCCACATTCCTTTAAGGTATTGGGTAACCAAAATGCCCGAGTGATATTGAGTATATTTCCAGCAGGCATTGAAGGAATGTTTGAGTTATTGAGTCAGTTGCCTGATGATGGTCCACCGGACTTTGAAAAAGTAGTCAGGATCTGTGGTGATTATGGCGTCAAGCTAATGTAA